A single region of the Streptomyces caelestis genome encodes:
- a CDS encoding DUF397 domain-containing protein, protein MRALPRHVPSSIELHGVRWLRSSYSTGANNCVETACPDASPWAGLLAVRDSKDPAGPALLFSPRSWAEFTAAVDRI, encoded by the coding sequence ATGCGTGCACTGCCTCGTCACGTCCCCTCAAGCATCGAACTGCACGGTGTGCGGTGGTTGCGCAGCAGCTACAGCACCGGCGCGAACAACTGCGTCGAGACCGCGTGTCCGGACGCCTCGCCCTGGGCCGGACTGCTCGCCGTGCGCGACTCCAAGGACCCGGCCGGGCCCGCGCTGCTCTTCTCGCCGAGGAGCTGGGCGGAGTTCACGGCCGCGGTCGACCGTATCTGA